From the genome of Populus trichocarpa isolate Nisqually-1 chromosome 15, P.trichocarpa_v4.1, whole genome shotgun sequence, one region includes:
- the LOC7454487 gene encoding membrane steroid-binding protein 1, with translation MALELWETLKEAITAYTGLSPATFFTVLALGLAAYYVISGFFGGSDNHQHVPRQYEEQMQPLPPPVQLGEVTEEELKQYDGTDSTKPLLMAIKGQIYDVSQSRMFYGPGGPYALFAGKDASRALAKMSFEDKDLTGDVSGLGPFELEALQDWEYKFMSKYEKVGTIKNTVPVTDGTSTSEPAAEATESDASKPAEDGPAATAHVETPAVAESKEE, from the exons ATGGCTTTGGAACTATGGGAAACACTGAAAGAAGCCATAACAGCATACACAGGACTATCACCAGCAACTTTCTTTACAGTTTTAGCTTTAGGGTTAGCCGCTTATTATGTGATATCAGGTTTTTTTGGTGGGTCTGATAATCATCAACATGTTCCAAGACAATATGAAGAGCAGATGCAACCTTTACCTCCACCTGTTCAACTTGGTGAAGTCACCGAAGAAGAACTAAAACAGTATGATGGTACTGACTCTACAAAGCCTTTGCTTATGGCTATTAAGGGTCAGATCTATGATGTTTCTCAAAGCAG GATGTTTTATGGACCTGGCGGACCTTATGCATTGTTTGCTGGCAAGGATGCTAGCAGGGCTCTAGCAAAGATgtcttttgaagataaagatttAACCGGTGATGTCTCTGGTCTTGGTCCATTTGAATTGGAAGCCTTGCAGGACTGGGAATACAAGTTCATGAGCAAATATGAAAAGGTTGGGACAATCAAGAATACAGTTCCAGTAACTGATGGAACCTCCACCAGTGAACCTGCTGCAGAGGCTACAGAAAGTGATGCTTCTAAGCCAGCTGAAGATGGTCCAGCAGCTACTGCACATGTCGAAACCCCCGCTGTTGCTGAATCCAAGGAGGAATAG